GGCGGTGGTGCGCAGGGCTGGGAGGACTTCGCGGACGCAGGCGTCGGGGGTGCGTCGGGCCGCGTGGGTGGCTACGTTCAGCGCGGCGACCGCACGGCCGCTCCGGTCCCGTACCGGTACGGCGATGGACCGCAGGCCCGCTTCCAGTTCCTCGTCGACCAGGGCGTATCCCTGGGCGCGGACCTCGGCCAGGGGCGGTGGGAGGGGGGACGTGGTGTCCGCCAGGAGGACACGGCCGAGGGACGTCGCGGCGGCGGGCAGGCGGGCGCCGACCGTGATGCGCACGGTCAGTACCCGGCTCGTGCCCGCCCCGGCGGTGTACTGGATCTCCGTCCCGTCGGCTGTGAGGACCGCCAGGGCCGTCGGCTCGTGCAAGCGGTCCGTGAGGGCGCGGAGGTGCGGCTCGGCCAGGCGCGGGAGTGTGGTCCGGGACAGGGGTGGGAAGCCGAGGTCCAGGACGCGCGGGGTGAGGGCGAAGGTGCGGTCGGGGAGCGCGCGGACCAGGCCGAGGTGTTCGTGGGTGAGCAGCGCGCGGCGGGCCGTGGCCCGGGCCAGGCCGGTCGCCCGTGCCACCTCGGTCAGGGACAGCGCCGAGCGGCCCTCGCCGAAAGCGGCCGGCACGGTCAGGCCGCGTGCCAGTGACTCCACGAAGTCCCGGCCCAGCTGGTGCTTGGACGCCGTCGTCCAGGTCGCCAGGCCCGAGGGCGGCGGGCCGGGCTCGGGCGGCGGTGCCGTGCGCAGGTCGGACTCCATCGCCGTCACCGCCGTACGAAGGCGTGGCAGCAGGCTCGTGCGCAGGCCGGCCGCGGAGTGCCGGCTCGTGTGACTGACCACGCTCGCCACGCAGGCCAGGCGGCCGGTGCCCGGGTCCCGTACCGGTACGGACACGGCGACCAGGCCCGGTTCGATCAGCTGGTCGTCCACCGCGAAGCCCTCCCGGCGCGCCCGCTCCACCCGTTCCGCGAAGGCGGAGTCGCTCAAGGCGGGGCTGCTCAAGGCGGGGTCGCTCAAGGTGGGGTCGCCGGTGGGTGTCTGCCGGGCGGGTACGGCGGGGAAGGTGGCGTCCGTCGGGTCCGCCGCGCGGCGGGCGCGCCAGCGTGTCCAGTCCGGCCCCGTCCACTCGGTCGCGAACAGCGGCCCCGGCGCGGTGCGTTCGGCCGGGAGCAGGTCGCCGATGCGGAAGCTCACGGACATCGCGCGGCGGCGGGTGGCCTGGTGGATGAAACGGATGCCGTCGAGGTCGGCGACCGCGAGCGACACCGACTCGTCCAACTCGTCGGCGAGGGCGTCGGCGCGGGCGTCGAGCAGCGCGGGCAGTCGCAGGGCGGCGAGGTAGGCGTTGCCCAGCTCCATGACGCCGGGGGTGAGGACGACGTCCCGGCCGTCGAGGCGGACGTAGCCCATGCGGGAGAGGGTCGCGGTGATCCGGTCGACCGTGGAGCGGGCGAGTCCGGTGACCCGTTCCAGCGCGCTCGGGCTCAGCGTGCCGCCCGCCTCGGTCAGCCGCCGCAGTACACCGACCCCGCGCAGCAACGGCCCGACCGCTTCCCCCGCCTCGACACGGGCGTCGGCATCCAGCGCGGTCGCACTCTTCGCGGGCATCGGCTCTCCGGTACGGCATTCGGGCAGGCCTACGTTAATCCCCACCCACCGGCTACGGGCTCCCCCAACTCCGTCCACCACCCTGCCAAGCTACGAGCCCCCGCCTGCCCGCGGTTCCCCGGCTCCGTCAGCCGTCAGCCGTCAGCCGTCGGTCGCCTGCCGCTTCCCGGCTCCGTCAGCCGCCGTCCGGCTGACTCCGTCCGTCTGCCGCCGGCCCCGCCGGCCCTTCCGGCTCCGTCGCTCCCCGCCCGCCGACTCCGTCTGCCACCCGCCAGCCACTTACACTCTCCGCCTGCCGCCTGCCGCCTGCCGCCTGCCGCCTGCCGCCTGCCGCCTGCCGCCTGCCGCCTGCCGCCTACCGTCGGTCGCCTGCCGTCGCTCCCCGCGTGGCTCACTCCGCCCGTCGCCGCCAGCCCGCGTGCCGTTTGAAGGCTCCGCCCGGCGCCTGTCGCCCTCCAGGCTCAGCCGCCCCGTCCGCTGTCCGCCGCCCGCCCGTGGTCTGTAGCCCGCCCGCCGCCCACGGCCCTCCCCCCAGTTCAGTCGCCCCTTTCTCCACTGACCGCCACCCGTTGCCGACAAGCCTCCGTCCGGTGCGCGCTGCCCATCGCCCGCAAGTACCGACCCCCACCCCGCCCCGCGCACGCCATCCGCAAGCTCCGCCCTCGCCCCTCCCCCCTATCGCCGTGTCACCCGCACCCGATAGCTGCCGCCCTCGTCCTTCCCGATCACCTCCACGGTGATCCCATGGCGGGGGTCCTTGAAGGATTCGCCGGGGGAGAAGGGGGCGTCGGAAAGTTCCGAGTGGACGTTGGGGCTGCGGGTGCAGCCGCCGCTGCCCCGGTGGCTGTCGTAGACCGTGACCGGACCGCGTCCGGTGTCGATCGTGCCGTCCACCTTGTAGATCAGCACGCCAGGCCGGCACACCTCCTCGTCGTTGCCGCCCTGCTCCCGCACCTCCACCGCGTACGAACTCTGCGCGTTGACGGGGACGAGGACCAGCTTGCCGCCGCCCGGCTTGTACAGCGGCGTCAGCGCGTACTCGACACTGCCGCGTGTCGCCGCGCAGCCCACCTGGGAGGCGTCCAGCCAGCCCAGTTTCCACTTGTGCCAGGCCAGCAGATCGTTGTTGGCCCCCCAGTCCTCGCTCATGATGTCCCAGTGCCCGACCGCGCCCCCGCCCTCCTGCGTGTACAGGTCGGGCAGGCCGAAGGTGTGGCTGTTCTCGTGCGGCAGCACCCGGTAGCCGGTGTGGTCGTAGGAGCCGGAGCCGTCGTCCTGCCGGGAGTAGATGAAGGAGGCGTTCGAGACGGGGACGCCGTCGGCGACCGGGGCGTCGCCGTTGCCCGCGAAGGTCACGGACAGGACCGTGTCCAGGGCGGAGGGGCCGGCGTTCGGTGTGACCAGGACGTTGAGGATGTCGTACGCGCGGAAGTCCACCATAGGGTCGGCCGCGGCCACGATGTCCTGCACCAGCTTCCGGTAGCCGGGCTCGAAGGGCGCGCCGCGCTCTATGCCGTAGCCCTTGAAGGGTTTGGGCAGCCGCAGCCAGGTGGTGATCGGCGTCTCCGGACGGTAGTCCAGGCGGCCGTACGACGCGGTGCGGAACCACTCCTGGGTCTGCGGGAAGAACTCGTGGAAGCGGTCCATGGCGCTGCCCTGCCCCGGCGCGTCGGAGAAGTCGACCATCAGGGTCAGGGCGTGGAGCGTGCCCGTGGAGTGGGCGTAACCGTGCGGGGTGGGCAGGCCCTCGGTCATCTGTACGTCGAGACCGCCGTGGACGGTACAGGGGCCGAGGGCGGAGGAGCGGGCCACGCCGATGGGCCCGGCGGTGGTGGGCGCCGGCAGGTGTCCGGTCCCGGCCGAGGTACTGATCGCGAGGGTCAGCACGGTCACCACGGCGAGAGTGGCCATCCGGCGCGGGCGTATACGACGGCGGCGCCGGGCGCGCGAGCGGCTTTCGCGGGGATGACCTTCACTCGAGCGGCCTTCACGCGGGCGGCCCGCACGGGGGTGGCCCTCGGCGGATCGCCCTTCGCGACGGCGGGGCGCGCGTCGGCGACCTTCGTGCCGCCGGCCTTCGCCGGACCGGTCCTCCCGGGGGCCGCCTCCACGAGACCGGTCCTCGCGTGAGCCGTCTTCGGCGGATCGGCCTTCACGCGGGTGGCCTTCGCCGACTTGGCCCTTGCGGGAGCCGCCGTCGCGAGACCGGTCCTCGTGCGAGCGACCTTCGGGCCGCCGGCCTTCGCCGGACCGGTCCTCCCGGGGGCCGCCTCCACGAGACCGGTCCTCGCGTGAGCCGTCTTCGGCGGATCGGCCTTCACGCGGGTGGCCTTCGCCGACTTGGCCGTTGCGGGAGCCGCCTTCGCCAGACCGGCCGTCGCCAGACCGGTACTCGCGTGAGCCCCCTTCGCCAGACCCGCCTTCGCCAACCCCGCCCCCGCCAGACCGCCGCTCGCGCCCTCGCCCCTCGCGGCCCGGGCGCGGTGCTCTGAAAGGGCCTTGCGAGGGTTCTCCGCCACCTATGTCTCCCACCCGGAGGGGTATGTGGCCGGGCGGCTCAGACTGCGGCTGCATGCATGGGCCTCTCGCTCCACGGCAGCCGCCGGTCCCTGGCTGCACCCTTGCGCTCACCCTGTGTCGACGGGGTGATGGGCGCGCGCTGGAGGAGACCGATCGTGGGAATACGGAGCCGCACGGGAGTGAATCCCGGCGAGAGATGAGTGTGTCTCAGGTCACATGGATTCTTTCGGCGGGCGGGAAATATCCGGGGAACCTCTCCCCGTTTAGACCTGTGTCCGAGCGAAACGGGGACCGGCTCCCCGGATCGCCCTCACCGCTTCCGCACTCATCGCCTCACCACTTCCGAACCATCCCCGGTTTCCAGATCACTTCCCGAACGACTTCCCGAACCACTTCCCGAGGAGAGTCCACCGTGCCCACCGCGACCACCCCCGCAACGCGCAAGGCGCCCCGGCCCCGCGCCGACGCCCTGCGCAACCGGGAGCGGATCGTCACCGCCGCCCGGGAGATGTTCGTCGAGCACGGCCCGGACGTGCCGCTCGACGACATCGCCCGCCGGGCCGGCGTCGGCAACGCCACGGTGTACCGCAACTTCCCCGACCGCGAGGCCCTCTTCCGCGAGGTCGTCTGCTCCGTCATGGACCGTACGGCCGAGGCGGCCGAAGTGGCCCTCGCCGAGACCGGGGACGCCTTCGCCGCGCTGGAGCACTTCGTGCACGCCTCCGCCGACGAGCGGATCAGCGCGCTGTGCCCGATGATGTCCAGCAGTTTCGACCGGCACCATCCCGACCTGGAAGCCTCCCGCGAGCGCCTCGAGCAGCTCATCGAGGAGGTCATGGGCCGGGCAAGGGCCGCCGGGCAGCTGCGGCCCGACGTCGGCGTCGGCGACCTGATGATCGTCGTGGCCCAGCTGAGCCGGCCCCCGGCCGGTACGGACTGTCTCCGTGGCGACCGTTTCGTCCACCGTCATCTTCAGCTGTTCCTCGACGGCCTGCGGGCGCCCGCCCGCTCCACCCTGCCGGGGACGGCCGTGACCATCGAGGAGCTGCGCGAGCCCTGACCGATGAGTTCCGCCCCGATCAATGAGTTCCGCCCCGATCAATGAGTTCCGCCCCGATCAATGAGTTCCGCCCCGATCAATGAGTTCCGCCCCGATCAATGAGTTCCGCCCCGATCAATGAGTTCCGCCCCGATCAATGAGTTCCGCCCCGATCAATGAGTTCCGCCTGCGATCGATGAGTTCGGCCTCCCACGGATGAGTCTGGCCTCCGATCGATGAGTTCGGCCTCCCACCGATGAGTTCGACTTCCCACCGATGAGTCCGGCCCCGACCGATGAGTTCGGCCTCCGGCCCCGGTCCACCCACACAGCAGCTTCTCCGGCCGCCGTGAACCCCCTCCATCACCTCAGCTCCGTTTTCTGATCATTTTTCCGTCACGAAGTCCCGAAGTGGGTACCACCATGTCCGAAACAGCCCTCAAGGCTCCCGGCGCCGCCGCACCGGCCGGCGACGCCAACCGCTGGAAGGCGCTCGTCTTCATCGCGCTCGCCCAGCTGATGGTCGTCCTCGACGCCACCATCGTGAACATCGCCCTGCCCCACGCCCAGACCGACCTCGGCATATCCGACGGCAACCGGCAGTGGGTCGTCACCGCCTACGCCCTCGCCTTCGGTGGTCTGCTGCTCTTCGGCGGCCGTATCGCCGACAAGTGGGGCCGCAAGCGCGCCTTCGTCACCGGCCTGACCGGCTTCGCCCTGGCCTCGGCGCTGGGCGGTGCCGCCACCAGCGGCCCGATGATGTTCGGTGCCCGCGCCCTCCAGGGTGTCTTCGGCGCCCTGCTCGCCCCGGCCGCGCTGTCGCTGCTCGCGGTGATGTTCACCGACGCCAGGGAGCGCGCCAAGGCGTTCGGCATCTACGGTGCCATCGCGGGCGGCGGCGGTGCCGTCGGCCTGATCCTCGGTGGTTTCCTCACCCAGTACCTGAACTGGCGCTGGACCTTCTTCGTGAACATCCCGTTCGCCGTCGTCGCCGCGGCCGGCGCCTACTTCGTCATCCGTGAGCCCGAGGGCGGCCGCAACCGCTCCCCGCTCGACATCCCCGGCGTGATCCTGTCCTCCTCCGGCCTGATCGCCCTGGTCTACGGGTTCACCCGTGCCGAGTCCGACGGCTGGGGCGACTCCCTGACCGTCTCGATGTTCATCGCGTCGGCGGTGCTGCTGCTCGCCTTCGTGGTCGTCGAGTCCCGGGTCAAGGCTCCGCTGCTGCCGCTGCGCGTGGTGACCGACCGCAACCGCGGCGGTATCTACCTCTCTCTCGGCCTCGCGATCATCGGCATGTTCGGCCTGTTCCTCTTCCTGACCTACTACCTCCAGGTCGTGAAGGGCTACTCACCGGTCAAGACCGGTTTCGCCTTCCTGCCGATGGTGGCCGGCATGATCACCGGCTCCACCCAGATCGGCACCCGCCTGATGACCCGGATCCCGGCCCGCTTCCTGATGGGTCCCGGCTTCCTGGTCGCAGCGCTCGGCATGCTGATCCTGACCCAGCTGAAGATCGACTCCTCGTACGGCACCCAGCTGCTGCCCGCGATGGTGCTGCTCGGCCTCGGCATGGGTACGGCGTTCATGCCGGCGATGTCGCTGGCCACCCAGGGCGTGCAGCCCCGGGACGCAGGTGTCGCCTCCGCGATGGTCAACACCTCGCAGCAGGTGGGCGGGGCGATCGGCACCGCCCTGCTGAACACCATCGCCACCTCGGCGAACACGTCGTACGTCAAGGGCCACATCGCCGGTGCCACCGCCAAGCCGCAGCAGGCGCTGGTCAAGCTCCAGGGCATGGTGCACGGCTACAGCACCGCGATCTGGTTCGCCGTCGGCATCCTCGGGCTCGCCTCCCTGATCGCCTTCACCTTCGTCAACGCCGGGCGCCCGGGTGGCACCGAGCTGATCGTCGGCGAGGGCGCGGCCGTCGAGGACGAGGTGCCGGTGCCGGTGGTGGCCCACTGAGCGGCCGTACGGTGATTTAGCGGAGCCAGGGCAGGTCCGCACCCGCTTCGTTGGGCTGGAGGCCCTCGGCGACGATCTCCATGATCTCGCCGAGGGCCTTCTGCTGCTGGGGGCTGAGCCGGTCGAACATCGCCTGCCGTACGGCGTCCACGTGGCCCGGCGCGGTACGCCGCAGTACCTCGGCGCCCTCGTCCGTGAGCACCGCGAACTGGCCGCGCTTGTCGGAGGGGCAGTCCTCGCGCCGCACCCAGCCGTTCTTCTCCAGGCGGGCGATCGCGTGCGACAGCCGGGAGCGGGTGATCTTCGCCTGCATCGCCAGCTCGGTCATCCGCAGCCGACGCCGCGGGGCCTCGGCGAGTCCGACGAGCAGGCCGTAGTAGATGTGCGGCATGCCCGCGTCGCGCTGCAGCTGCCGGTCGAGGTGGTCCTCCAGCAGGGTGGTGGCGTGCAGATAGGCGCGCCAGACGCGCTGTTCCTCGTCGGTGAGCCAGCGGGGCTGTGCGGCGGAGCCGGGTGCCGTGTTCATGGAGTCCACTGTACGAGTCGGCTCCTTGAAACTTGAACAACTTGGGCGTACGGTTGGGCGTAGAGCTTGAGAGTTAAAGCATCTGGATCGACCGCTGGAGCCGCCGCCATGTCCGCCACCGCCCAGGAGCGCATGCCCGCCCTGTACCTCAGCCACGGCGCCCCACCGCTCGCCGACGACCCCGTCTGGCCCGGTGAGCTCGCCGCCTGGTCCGCCGCCCTGCCCCGGCCCAAGGCGATCCTGATGGTCTCCGCCCACTGGGAGGAGGCCCCGCTCGCCCTGGGCGCGGTCGAGACCGTCCCGCTCGTCTACGACTTCTGGGGCTTCCCCGAGCACTACTACCGGGTGCGGTACGACGCCCCCGGCGCCCCGGAGCTGGCCGAATCCGTCCGCAAGCTGCTGCGCGCCCCCGGCACCCCCGTCCAGGACATCCCCGACCGCGGCCTCGACCACGGCGCCTACGTCCCCCTCGTCGAGATGTTCCCGGCCGCCGACATCCCGGTCCTGCAGATATCCATGCCCACCCTCGACCCGGTCCGTCTGATGGACATCGGCCGCAGGCTCGCCCCCTTGCGCGACGAGGGCGTGCTGATCGTCGGCTCCGGCTTCTTCACCCACAACCTGGCCGCCCTGCGCTACGCGGGCCACGGTGTGCCCGGTTGGTCCTCCGAGTTCGACGACTGGGGCCGGCGCGCCCTTCAGGACCGCGACTGGGACGCCCTGCTCGACTTCCTGAACAAGGCCCCGGCCGGCCGCTACGCCCATCCGCGCACCGAGCACTTCGCCCCGCTCTTCGTCACCATGGGCGCGGCGGAGGCCGGCGGCGAGCTGGATGCGCAGAGGTCGGTGATCGACGGGTTCTGGATGGGAATGGCGAAGCGGTCGGTGCAGTTCGGATGAGCGAGGGCCCTGTGGGTCACAGCTCCTTCTCGTACCAGGCCACGTCCCAGTAGCGGCCGAACTTGCGGCCGACCTCCCGGAAGGTCCCCGCGTGCCGGAAGCCGAAGCGGGCGTGCAGCCGTTCGGAGGCCTCGTTGGGCTGGGCGATGCCGGCGTAGGCGCGGTGCACGTCCTCCTCGGCCAGCGCCTTGAAGAGGGCGTCGTAGAGCCGCGTGCCGATGCCGCGCCGGCCGGGGGTACCCCCGCTGGGGGAGTCCGGGGCGAGGTAGACCGAAACCTCCACGGACGTCCCGTACGCGGGCTTCGGCCGGTAAGGGCTGGATGTGGCGTACCCCAGAATCTCCTGTGACTCCGCGTCCGTGGCAACCAACAGCCGGTGCGGGCCGTCTTCCGGGTGGGAGAGCAGCCAAGGGCGGCGCTCTTCCGGAGTGAAGATCGCGGTATCGAATGTGATGGCCGTCTCGCGTACGTAGTGGTTGTAGATCGCCGTGAGGGCGTGGAGGTCACCCTCGACTCCCGGCCTGACCTGCACCTCGGTACGTTCCGTCGGCATCTCGCCTCCCTGCGTGGCGGAACAGGGTACTGCATGATCAGAAAAATTGGGGGACGGGTTGGGAATTCTGTCCGGATTCCAGTCGTTGTTTCCCACGGATGCAGGGCACTCGTGGAGAGTCGCCAGAGACACTCCCCCGATGCCGAGCGTTCAGCAGGACCACCCGCCAGCCCACCATCGCAAGGGAGCACGCATGGCAACCCGTGCCGTCGCCCGTCGTCAGTCCGCCTCCGGCGAGACGGTCGACTCGGCAAGCAGTGTTCGCGCCCATGGCGGCGAGATCGCGGACCGCGACCTGGTCGGCATGTACCTCGACGAGATCGCGCGCACGCCACTGCTCGACGCCGCAAAGGAGGTCGAGCTGTCCCAGACCATCGAGGCGGGTGTCTTCGCGCAGCAGATCCTCGACGGTGAGGAGGAGTCGGCTGCGGATGCCTCCCGCGAGGAACTGGAGGCCCTGGTGGCCGCCGGTGAGCGGGCGAAGGACGTCTTCATCCGCTCCAACCTCCGCCTGGTCGTGGCGGTCGCCCGGCGCTACCCGCGCAGCGGTCTGCCCCTGCTCGACCTGATCCAGGAGGGCAACGCCGGCCTGGTGCGCGCGGTCGAGAAGTTCGACTACCGCAAGGGCTTCAAGTTCTCGACGTACGCCACCTGGTGGATCCGTCAGGCCATCACCCGCTCCATCGCCGACCAGTCCCGCACCATCCGGCTCCCCGTCCACCTGGTGGAGGAGCTGGGCCGAATCCGCCGTGTGCAGCGCGAGTTCAACCGTGAGAACGGCCGCGACCCGGAGCCCGCGGAGATCGCCAAGGAGCTGGGCGCGAGCCCGGAGCGCGTCATCGACGTCCTCGACTGGGCCCGTGACCCCGTCTCGCTGAACATGTCGGTGGACGACGAGGGCGAGACCCAGTTCGGCGACCTGCTGGAGGACACCTCGGCGGTCGGCCCCGAGCAGTCGGTCATGAGTCTGCTCCGCAGCGAGGAACTGGACGACCTGATCGGCCGCCTGGACCAGCGCACGGCCTCCATCATCAAGATGCGGTACGGCATCGAGGACGGCCGCGAGCGCACCCTGACCGAGGTCGGCAAGGAGCACGGCCTGACCCGCGAGCGCATCCGCCAGATCGAGAAGCACGCCCTGCTCGAACTGAAGAAGCTGGCCCGGCAGACGGGGTTCGACGCGGCGGCGTAGCGGGCCAGGGCGGCTGTTCCGGTGCCCGTTGGGGCAGGCAGTGCGCGGGCGCGTGCGGTGTCCGAGGGGGCGGGTACTGCGTGGGTGCGTGCGGTGGCGGCCGATGGGGCGGGTACTGCGCGGGCGCCTGCGGTGTCCGACGGGGCGGGCAGTGCGCCGGCGCGGTCGGTGCCCCCGCGATGTGCGGGGCGGCGGGCGTGCCGTGGTCCGCGGCCTGGGGTGGCTGTGGGCGTACGGTGCGCGGAGGCGCGTGGTGCCTGTGGGCGTACGGTGCCCAGGGGTTGCGCACTCCGGTGGCGAAAGACGGCGCAAACATGGCGTGGTCCCATCGCTTCAACACCCGGGCCCGCGGGAACAACCCTTGCGGGTCCAGGAGCAGCCAGGCCCCGGGAACCGCACTCCCCATGCACCGTACAGACCGGCCGACCCCACGCGCCGACCCGCACGACCCACGCCGCCCCACAACACAGCCACGTCCCGACGCACATCCCCCCCCGGCGCCGGGACCTTCCCAGCCGGGCTTCGGCGCCTATCCCCCCCGGGTGCCGAAGCCCGGCTTCCTCTGTGTCCGGGCGTGCGGATGGCCGTCCAGGGGAAAGTCCGGCGGCGCCGCTGGTACGCGGCCCACGAGTTCAAGCCTGTCGGGGAGCTCGACCGGGCCAACTGCACGACTTCTTGCGGCGGTTGAGGCGCCAGAACCTCACCGGCCAACCGCCCGGTGCCGCCCGGGTGTTGTCATCAGGCCACCGCCCGAATCCGCAGCGCGGTGACCGCCCAGTCGATCACGGGTGTCAGCGGCTCCGGCGCCGGCCAGCCGTTGATACGGGCCAGCAGGCGGAGGTAGGTGTCCCGGCGGGGTTCGCGCGCGGCTTCGAGGCGCCGCAGCAGCCACGCGTGCGGTGAGTCAGGGCCGCGGTGCCCGGAGGCGTGGGCACACCGGGCGACGAGGGTCGCCACGACGGGATCCGCCTCCGGCGCCTCGGGCCTGGTGCCGGACACCAGGGCGATGTTCACGACATCCCGGGCGACGGCGACGACTTCCGGAACGGGCGGTGCGCCGACGTCTCCCGCGGGCCCGGCCCGGTCCCCGGCATGTTCCCGGACCAGTCGTCGTACGGCGGCGCGGAACCCGTCGTCGAGCGACAGCTCGGCCAGTTCCACCCACGCCGCCACCTGCTCCTCGGTCGGGCGGTCGGGCAACTCCGGGGTGAGGGAACGCCGGAACCCGGCCTCGGACGGCTGGGGCGCGTCGAAGACGGCGTCGAGGAAACCGTCGATCAGGCGCTTGCGCTCCGCTGCGGACAGGGTCGCCAACCGGTGCATGAGTTCCATCTCCTCGAAGGTCGGCTCACGCCTGGCCGCCACGGCGGACAGCACCGCC
Above is a genomic segment from Streptomyces fodineus containing:
- a CDS encoding TetR/AcrR family transcriptional regulator, whose protein sequence is MPTATTPATRKAPRPRADALRNRERIVTAAREMFVEHGPDVPLDDIARRAGVGNATVYRNFPDREALFREVVCSVMDRTAEAAEVALAETGDAFAALEHFVHASADERISALCPMMSSSFDRHHPDLEASRERLEQLIEEVMGRARAAGQLRPDVGVGDLMIVVAQLSRPPAGTDCLRGDRFVHRHLQLFLDGLRAPARSTLPGTAVTIEELREP
- a CDS encoding M6 family metalloprotease domain-containing protein, with product MATLAVVTVLTLAISTSAGTGHLPAPTTAGPIGVARSSALGPCTVHGGLDVQMTEGLPTPHGYAHSTGTLHALTLMVDFSDAPGQGSAMDRFHEFFPQTQEWFRTASYGRLDYRPETPITTWLRLPKPFKGYGIERGAPFEPGYRKLVQDIVAAADPMVDFRAYDILNVLVTPNAGPSALDTVLSVTFAGNGDAPVADGVPVSNASFIYSRQDDGSGSYDHTGYRVLPHENSHTFGLPDLYTQEGGGAVGHWDIMSEDWGANNDLLAWHKWKLGWLDASQVGCAATRGSVEYALTPLYKPGGGKLVLVPVNAQSSYAVEVREQGGNDEEVCRPGVLIYKVDGTIDTGRGPVTVYDSHRGSGGCTRSPNVHSELSDAPFSPGESFKDPRHGITVEVIGKDEGGSYRVRVTRR
- a CDS encoding MFS transporter, translated to MSETALKAPGAAAPAGDANRWKALVFIALAQLMVVLDATIVNIALPHAQTDLGISDGNRQWVVTAYALAFGGLLLFGGRIADKWGRKRAFVTGLTGFALASALGGAATSGPMMFGARALQGVFGALLAPAALSLLAVMFTDARERAKAFGIYGAIAGGGGAVGLILGGFLTQYLNWRWTFFVNIPFAVVAAAGAYFVIREPEGGRNRSPLDIPGVILSSSGLIALVYGFTRAESDGWGDSLTVSMFIASAVLLLAFVVVESRVKAPLLPLRVVTDRNRGGIYLSLGLAIIGMFGLFLFLTYYLQVVKGYSPVKTGFAFLPMVAGMITGSTQIGTRLMTRIPARFLMGPGFLVAALGMLILTQLKIDSSYGTQLLPAMVLLGLGMGTAFMPAMSLATQGVQPRDAGVASAMVNTSQQVGGAIGTALLNTIATSANTSYVKGHIAGATAKPQQALVKLQGMVHGYSTAIWFAVGILGLASLIAFTFVNAGRPGGTELIVGEGAAVEDEVPVPVVAH
- a CDS encoding dioxygenase gives rise to the protein MSATAQERMPALYLSHGAPPLADDPVWPGELAAWSAALPRPKAILMVSAHWEEAPLALGAVETVPLVYDFWGFPEHYYRVRYDAPGAPELAESVRKLLRAPGTPVQDIPDRGLDHGAYVPLVEMFPAADIPVLQISMPTLDPVRLMDIGRRLAPLRDEGVLIVGSGFFTHNLAALRYAGHGVPGWSSEFDDWGRRALQDRDWDALLDFLNKAPAGRYAHPRTEHFAPLFVTMGAAEAGGELDAQRSVIDGFWMGMAKRSVQFG
- a CDS encoding GNAT family N-acetyltransferase encodes the protein MPTERTEVQVRPGVEGDLHALTAIYNHYVRETAITFDTAIFTPEERRPWLLSHPEDGPHRLLVATDAESQEILGYATSSPYRPKPAYGTSVEVSVYLAPDSPSGGTPGRRGIGTRLYDALFKALAEEDVHRAYAGIAQPNEASERLHARFGFRHAGTFREVGRKFGRYWDVAWYEKEL
- a CDS encoding sigma-70 family RNA polymerase sigma factor, with translation MATRAVARRQSASGETVDSASSVRAHGGEIADRDLVGMYLDEIARTPLLDAAKEVELSQTIEAGVFAQQILDGEEESAADASREELEALVAAGERAKDVFIRSNLRLVVAVARRYPRSGLPLLDLIQEGNAGLVRAVEKFDYRKGFKFSTYATWWIRQAITRSIADQSRTIRLPVHLVEELGRIRRVQREFNRENGRDPEPAEIAKELGASPERVIDVLDWARDPVSLNMSVDDEGETQFGDLLEDTSAVGPEQSVMSLLRSEELDDLIGRLDQRTASIIKMRYGIEDGRERTLTEVGKEHGLTRERIRQIEKHALLELKKLARQTGFDAAA
- a CDS encoding MarR family winged helix-turn-helix transcriptional regulator; its protein translation is MNTAPGSAAQPRWLTDEEQRVWRAYLHATTLLEDHLDRQLQRDAGMPHIYYGLLVGLAEAPRRRLRMTELAMQAKITRSRLSHAIARLEKNGWVRREDCPSDKRGQFAVLTDEGAEVLRRTAPGHVDAVRQAMFDRLSPQQQKALGEIMEIVAEGLQPNEAGADLPWLR
- a CDS encoding MerR family transcriptional regulator, which encodes MHSGASYSIGELARRTGMSVKTIRFYSDQGLVMPESRTPAGYRRYGPEAVARLTLVRTLRELGLGLEVIRRIVDRPVALGRIAAEQAAALDVQISVLRLRRAVLSAVAARREPTFEEMELMHRLATLSAAERKRLIDGFLDAVFDAPQPSEAGFRRSLTPELPDRPTEEQVAAWVELAELSLDDGFRAAVRRLVREHAGDRAGPAGDVGAPPVPEVVAVARDVVNIALVSGTRPEAPEADPVVATLVARCAHASGHRGPDSPHAWLLRRLEAAREPRRDTYLRLLARINGWPAPEPLTPVIDWAVTALRIRAVA
- a CDS encoding IclR family transcriptional regulator domain-containing protein; its protein translation is MPAKSATALDADARVEAGEAVGPLLRGVGVLRRLTEAGGTLSPSALERVTGLARSTVDRITATLSRMGYVRLDGRDVVLTPGVMELGNAYLAALRLPALLDARADALADELDESVSLAVADLDGIRFIHQATRRRAMSVSFRIGDLLPAERTAPGPLFATEWTGPDWTRWRARRAADPTDATFPAVPARQTPTGDPTLSDPALSSPALSDSAFAERVERARREGFAVDDQLIEPGLVAVSVPVRDPGTGRLACVASVVSHTSRHSAAGLRTSLLPRLRTAVTAMESDLRTAPPPEPGPPPSGLATWTTASKHQLGRDFVESLARGLTVPAAFGEGRSALSLTEVARATGLARATARRALLTHEHLGLVRALPDRTFALTPRVLDLGFPPLSRTTLPRLAEPHLRALTDRLHEPTALAVLTADGTEIQYTAGAGTSRVLTVRITVGARLPAAATSLGRVLLADTTSPLPPPLAEVRAQGYALVDEELEAGLRSIAVPVRDRSGRAVAALNVATHAARRTPDACVREVLPALRTTADRIQRDLHTASRFTHVPSC